In one Thermodesulfobium acidiphilum genomic region, the following are encoded:
- the trpA gene encoding tryptophan synthase subunit alpha: MSKIREILKEKKTLIPFLPAGYPSLNATKQFVEVLVECGIKAIEIGIPFSDPVADGPTITNSYSFAIKNGIKSEDVYLLSEELKEKYKIAIIPMLYYNLIYNKGEENFAKRISSFADAVIVPDLPFRESHRLRPHLEKFNISYIPFATPNIREEDIKTISKYTNAFIYAVTVFGITGARSSYSKNTYNYLEYVKKISSNYVAAGFGVSSKEQFEKLPTDAVIIGSALIKQIDPDNIGKSKENIKKLINSIII; the protein is encoded by the coding sequence ATGAGCAAAATTAGAGAGATTTTAAAAGAAAAGAAAACTTTGATTCCTTTTTTACCTGCTGGGTATCCGTCACTAAATGCCACCAAACAGTTTGTTGAAGTATTAGTAGAATGTGGAATAAAAGCAATTGAAATTGGTATTCCGTTTTCAGATCCAGTTGCGGATGGCCCTACTATTACAAACAGTTATTCTTTCGCTATAAAAAATGGAATAAAAAGTGAAGACGTTTATCTTTTATCAGAAGAATTAAAGGAAAAATACAAGATTGCAATTATTCCGATGCTTTATTATAATTTAATCTATAATAAGGGGGAAGAAAATTTCGCAAAAAGGATCTCTTCCTTTGCAGATGCAGTAATAGTACCAGATCTACCCTTCAGAGAGTCTCATAGACTAAGACCTCATCTTGAAAAATTTAACATCTCTTACATTCCTTTTGCAACGCCAAATATAAGGGAAGAGGATATCAAAACTATCTCAAAATATACAAACGCGTTTATATATGCTGTAACAGTTTTTGGCATTACGGGTGCAAGATCTAGTTATAGCAAAAACACCTATAATTATTTAGAGTACGTAAAAAAGATCAGTTCAAACTATGTAGCCGCTGGATTTGGGGTTAGTTCAAAAGAGCAATTTGAAAAATTACCAACTGACGCGGTAATTATAGGAAGCGCTTTAATTAAGCAAATTGATCCTGATAATATTGGAAAGAGTAAGGAAAATATTAAAAAACTAATAAATAGCATAATTATTTAA